The following are encoded in a window of Tessaracoccus flavescens genomic DNA:
- a CDS encoding glycoside hydrolase family 3 protein codes for MITLSRRHLIGMGAGALAASAVVGALPASAGVKGYVQSTIARMSLPEKVGQLMVQEVYGVDPTVDDSRNLSKYGTAKGVDVVRDLHLGGVIYFAWTNTYDNGPDGVAAASNALQEASLETRPKGRPDRPVGTKVAVPLLIATDQEQGIVTRFGPPATQFPGSMALGAGRSTKDARTAAAITGKELRAVGINVDFAPDADVNVNPDNPVIGVRSFSSRPDLVADMVAAQVVGYQIDGKVCASAKHFPGHGDTATDSHYGLPEITHTPEEWKALDAPPFEAAIRAGVDMIMTAHLLVPALDPSGDPASVSRPILTGVLRDQLGFDGVIVTDALDMAGVRQKYGDAEVAVRAMEAGVDLLLMSPAPLAARDAVLEAVRTGRLTEAQLDEKVARVLTMKYRRGIVERPLCEPALVDRIVGIPQHLEAADEVTDRTVTLVSNDGTLPVDVTDRRVLVCGWGATTTTAVADALARLGATTTRQTSNAPTAAQITAAVTAARSSDLVVVLTNNVATSASQVNLVKALTGSGTPVVTVAVRNPYDVAYYEANAELCTYSYSPVIAGAVARVITGRVNPQGRLPVDVPKPGGGVYLSFGDGLSY; via the coding sequence ATGATCACCCTGAGCCGTCGTCACCTGATCGGCATGGGCGCTGGGGCACTCGCTGCATCGGCCGTTGTCGGAGCGCTGCCTGCCAGTGCGGGCGTCAAGGGATACGTCCAGTCGACGATCGCGCGGATGAGCCTGCCGGAGAAGGTCGGTCAGCTGATGGTGCAGGAGGTGTACGGGGTCGACCCGACGGTCGACGACTCGCGCAACCTGAGCAAGTACGGCACGGCCAAGGGAGTCGACGTCGTCCGTGACCTCCATCTGGGCGGGGTCATCTACTTCGCATGGACCAACACCTACGACAACGGGCCAGACGGCGTCGCCGCGGCGAGCAACGCACTGCAGGAGGCGTCGCTCGAGACCCGACCGAAGGGAAGGCCGGATCGACCGGTCGGCACGAAGGTGGCCGTCCCGCTGCTGATCGCCACCGACCAGGAGCAGGGCATCGTCACCCGCTTCGGTCCACCCGCGACCCAGTTCCCGGGGTCCATGGCGCTCGGCGCGGGCCGCTCGACGAAGGACGCGCGCACCGCCGCGGCGATCACAGGCAAGGAGTTGCGCGCCGTCGGCATCAACGTCGACTTCGCCCCCGACGCCGACGTCAACGTCAACCCGGACAACCCGGTGATCGGCGTCCGGTCGTTCAGCTCGCGACCCGATCTCGTGGCCGACATGGTGGCGGCCCAGGTCGTCGGCTACCAGATCGACGGAAAGGTCTGCGCCTCGGCCAAGCACTTCCCGGGCCACGGCGACACGGCGACCGACTCGCACTACGGGCTGCCGGAGATCACCCACACGCCCGAGGAATGGAAGGCGCTCGACGCGCCGCCGTTCGAGGCGGCCATCCGGGCGGGTGTCGACATGATCATGACGGCGCACCTGCTCGTCCCAGCCCTTGATCCCTCCGGCGATCCGGCGAGCGTGAGCAGGCCGATCCTCACCGGAGTGCTGCGCGACCAGCTCGGCTTCGACGGTGTCATCGTCACCGACGCGCTCGACATGGCGGGCGTCAGGCAGAAGTACGGCGACGCGGAGGTGGCTGTGCGCGCGATGGAGGCGGGCGTCGACCTGCTGCTGATGTCGCCCGCCCCGCTCGCCGCGCGCGACGCCGTCCTCGAGGCGGTGCGCACGGGCCGGCTCACCGAGGCGCAGCTCGACGAGAAGGTCGCGCGCGTGCTGACCATGAAGTACCGCCGCGGCATCGTGGAGCGGCCGCTGTGCGAGCCTGCGCTGGTCGACCGGATCGTCGGGATCCCCCAACACCTCGAGGCGGCCGACGAGGTCACCGACCGCACGGTCACCCTGGTCAGCAACGACGGGACCCTCCCGGTGGACGTGACGGACAGACGGGTACTCGTCTGCGGCTGGGGCGCGACCACCACCACCGCCGTCGCGGATGCCCTTGCGCGGCTCGGGGCGACGACGACGAGGCAGACCTCGAACGCCCCCACCGCCGCGCAGATCACCGCTGCGGTGACCGCGGCGAGGAGCAGCGACCTCGTGGTCGTGCTAACCAACAACGTGGCCACCTCCGCGTCGCAGGTCAACCTCGTCAAGGCCCTCACCGGCTCGGGGACCCCCGTGGTGACGGTCGCGGTGCGCAACCCGTACGACGTCGCCTACTACGAGGCGAACGCAGAGCTGTGCACCTACTCGTACTCACCTGTGATCGCCGGCGCGGTCGCGCGGGTGATCACCGGCCGGGTGAACCCGCAGGGCCGGCTCCCGGTCGACGTGCCGAAGCCCGGCGGGGGTGTGTACCTGTCCTTCGGGGACGGCCTCAGCTACTGA
- a CDS encoding LuxR C-terminal-related transcriptional regulator, with the protein MGRNMGLSEGSVKQYLSHVGDKLGVTSRTQILIRAIQLRLVDPPALSPLRRAADGSRAYRVANRLRPVAGNGPGDASCIYRVKWVGGALNGEYPGSNEVELGRLNFTNGS; encoded by the coding sequence ATCGGCAGGAACATGGGGCTCTCGGAGGGGTCGGTGAAGCAGTACCTCTCGCACGTGGGAGACAAGCTGGGCGTCACCTCCCGCACCCAGATCCTGATCCGCGCCATCCAGCTGCGCCTGGTCGATCCCCCCGCCCTTTCACCCCTGCGCCGGGCCGCTGACGGCTCAAGGGCGTACAGGGTCGCGAATCGGCTGCGTCCAGTGGCCGGAAACGGCCCCGGCGACGCCTCGTGCATCTACCGTGTGAAGTGGGTCGGCGGTGCCCTGAACGGGGAATATCCAGGCTCGAATGAGGTTGAGTTAGGTAGACTCAATTTTACAAACGGATCCTGA
- the clpB gene encoding ATP-dependent chaperone ClpB, with amino-acid sequence MNTERLTTKSRDALTAAIRQALTKGNPNTEPEHLLHGLLLTPDNTVGALLTKVGADPAVVDNAAVLAIDKLPTTSGSSVSQPAISGSLARVLAQAETLADELGDSFVATEHLLIALAQVQSEAQKILAKNGVDPERLKEAFEASRGGKRVTSAESEGGESALEKYSVDLTEAAREGKLDPVIGRDSEIRRVIQVLARRTKNNPVLIGEPGVGKTAVVEGLAQRLVAGDVPDSLKNRRLIALDLASMVAGAKYRGEFEERLKAVLNEIKESAGEVITFIDELHTVVGAGASGEGAMDAGNMLKPMLARGELRLIGATTLDEYRERIEKDPALERRFQPVFIGEPSVEDTVAILRGLRERYEAHHKARITDSALVAAATLSNRYITNRQLPDKAIDLVDEAASRLRMEIDSSPEAIDMLRREVDRQTMEKFALEKETDDASRERLAHLTSELADNEEKLRGLESRWEAEKSALNRVGDLKKKMDELRGEAEKAQREGDLTRASTILYGDIPKVEAEIAEAEQTDNAPSMVSEEVGASDIAEVVSAWTGVPVGRLLQGESEKLLDMEERIGARLVGQREAVKAVSDAVRRSRAGISDPNRPIGSFLFLGPTGVGKTELAKALADFLFDDETALIRIDMSEYSEKHSVARLVGAPPGYVGYEEGGQLTEAVRRRPYSVILLDEVEKAHPDLFNILLQVLDDGRLTDGQGRTVDFRNTLLILTSNLGSQFLADPLLDAQSKKDSVMAVVRQAFRPEFLNRLDDIVLFEPLSPEDLGKIVEIQIDKLNRRLADRRITLVVTEAAKKWLAEVGFDPVYGARPLRRLVQNTIEDQLARAMLAGEVHEGQTVTFDKVGDTIKMV; translated from the coding sequence ATGAACACTGAAAGGCTGACGACCAAGTCGCGCGACGCCCTCACGGCGGCCATACGCCAGGCCCTGACGAAGGGCAACCCCAACACCGAACCCGAGCACCTGCTCCACGGCCTTCTGCTGACGCCGGACAACACCGTCGGCGCGCTGCTGACAAAGGTCGGCGCAGACCCGGCCGTCGTCGACAATGCGGCCGTGCTCGCCATCGACAAGCTCCCTACGACGAGCGGATCGTCGGTGAGCCAGCCCGCGATCAGCGGCTCGCTCGCCCGGGTGCTCGCCCAGGCGGAGACGCTCGCCGACGAGCTCGGTGACAGCTTCGTCGCGACGGAGCACCTGCTCATCGCGCTGGCCCAGGTGCAGTCCGAGGCGCAGAAGATCCTGGCCAAGAACGGCGTCGATCCGGAGCGGCTGAAGGAGGCCTTCGAGGCCTCCCGCGGAGGCAAGCGCGTCACCTCCGCCGAGTCCGAGGGCGGCGAGTCCGCGCTCGAGAAGTACTCCGTGGACCTGACGGAGGCCGCCCGCGAGGGCAAGCTCGACCCCGTGATCGGCCGCGACTCCGAGATCCGGCGCGTGATCCAGGTGCTGGCCCGCCGCACCAAGAACAACCCCGTGCTGATCGGCGAGCCTGGCGTCGGCAAGACGGCAGTCGTCGAGGGCCTCGCCCAGCGCCTCGTCGCGGGCGACGTGCCCGACTCGCTGAAGAACCGCCGCCTCATCGCGCTCGACCTCGCCTCGATGGTCGCAGGCGCGAAGTACCGCGGCGAGTTCGAGGAGCGGCTCAAGGCCGTCCTGAACGAGATCAAGGAATCCGCCGGAGAGGTGATCACCTTCATCGATGAGCTGCACACGGTCGTCGGGGCGGGCGCCTCCGGCGAGGGGGCGATGGACGCGGGCAACATGCTCAAGCCGATGCTCGCCCGAGGCGAGCTGCGCTTGATCGGCGCCACCACGCTCGACGAGTACCGCGAGCGGATCGAGAAGGACCCGGCGCTCGAGCGCCGCTTCCAGCCGGTCTTCATCGGCGAGCCGAGCGTTGAAGACACCGTCGCGATCCTCCGCGGCCTGCGCGAGCGCTACGAGGCGCACCACAAGGCGCGCATCACCGACTCGGCGCTCGTCGCCGCGGCGACGCTCTCGAACCGTTACATCACGAACCGTCAGCTGCCGGACAAGGCGATCGACCTGGTCGACGAGGCAGCGTCGCGGCTGCGGATGGAGATCGACTCCTCCCCGGAGGCCATCGACATGTTGCGCCGCGAGGTGGACAGGCAGACGATGGAGAAGTTCGCCCTCGAGAAGGAGACCGACGACGCGTCGCGCGAGCGGCTCGCCCATCTCACCTCCGAGTTGGCGGACAACGAGGAGAAGCTGCGCGGCTTGGAGTCGCGCTGGGAGGCCGAGAAGTCGGCCCTGAACCGGGTCGGCGACCTCAAGAAGAAGATGGACGAGCTGCGCGGCGAGGCCGAGAAGGCCCAGCGCGAGGGCGACCTGACGCGCGCCTCGACGATCCTCTACGGCGACATTCCGAAGGTCGAGGCGGAGATCGCCGAAGCCGAGCAGACCGACAACGCCCCCTCCATGGTCTCTGAGGAGGTCGGAGCGAGCGACATCGCCGAGGTCGTCTCGGCCTGGACGGGCGTGCCCGTCGGACGCCTGCTGCAGGGCGAGTCCGAGAAGCTGCTCGACATGGAGGAGCGCATCGGCGCCCGCCTGGTCGGTCAGCGCGAGGCGGTCAAGGCCGTCTCCGACGCCGTGCGGCGCAGCCGTGCGGGGATCTCCGACCCGAACCGTCCGATCGGCTCGTTCCTCTTCCTCGGCCCGACCGGCGTCGGCAAGACCGAGCTCGCGAAGGCGCTCGCCGACTTCCTCTTCGACGACGAGACCGCGCTGATCCGCATCGACATGAGCGAGTACTCGGAGAAGCACTCCGTCGCCCGGCTCGTCGGTGCGCCTCCCGGCTACGTCGGCTACGAGGAGGGCGGCCAGCTCACGGAGGCCGTGCGGCGCCGTCCGTACTCGGTGATCCTGCTCGACGAGGTCGAGAAGGCGCACCCGGACCTGTTCAACATCCTGCTCCAGGTGCTCGACGACGGACGGCTGACCGACGGCCAGGGCCGCACGGTCGACTTCCGCAACACCCTGCTGATCCTGACGTCGAACCTCGGAAGCCAGTTCTTGGCCGATCCGCTGCTCGACGCGCAGAGCAAGAAGGACTCCGTCATGGCGGTGGTGCGCCAGGCGTTCCGGCCCGAGTTCCTCAACCGGCTCGACGACATCGTGCTGTTCGAGCCGCTCTCCCCGGAGGATCTCGGCAAGATCGTTGAGATCCAGATCGACAAGCTCAACCGCCGACTCGCCGACCGCCGGATCACGCTCGTCGTGACCGAGGCCGCCAAGAAGTGGCTGGCTGAGGTCGGCTTCGACCCCGTCTACGGTGCGCGACCGCTGCGCCGCCTCGTGCAGAACACCATCGAGGACCAGCTCGCCCGCGCGATGCTGGCAGGCGAGGTGCACGAGGGTCAGACGGTGACCTTCGACAAGGTGGGCGACACCATCAAGATGGTCTGA
- a CDS encoding DUF1707 SHOCT-like domain-containing protein yields the protein MAGDDNMRIGDAERERAVSRLQEHHAAGRLSTEEFNDRMGKALEARTGSDLRGLFVDLPGGDTRYEPGQPPTYGASPYSTSSGPYDDPYGLQDSSLGMGSEPAPYYGQPASSEVDENSGHFAKPWYAQWWILLVAIFVSGIADGRLWFLVPAAAIWIWVVYPNLHRRQQPPPQVSAPPRPMTYLERDEVILALQTGGEVEAIRRYREMTGADLYTATQTVRAINRELGA from the coding sequence ATGGCTGGCGACGACAACATGCGCATCGGAGACGCTGAGCGGGAGCGCGCCGTCTCCAGGCTGCAGGAGCATCACGCGGCCGGCCGGCTCAGCACCGAGGAGTTCAACGACCGGATGGGCAAGGCCCTCGAGGCGCGCACCGGCTCCGATCTGCGCGGCCTGTTCGTCGACCTGCCGGGCGGAGACACCCGCTACGAACCGGGTCAGCCTCCGACCTATGGAGCCTCGCCGTACTCGACCTCCTCGGGGCCTTACGACGATCCGTACGGGCTGCAGGACAGCAGCCTCGGGATGGGCAGCGAGCCCGCCCCCTACTACGGTCAGCCCGCCTCGAGCGAGGTCGACGAGAACAGCGGTCACTTCGCCAAGCCTTGGTACGCGCAGTGGTGGATCCTGCTCGTCGCCATTTTCGTCTCCGGCATCGCCGACGGAAGGCTGTGGTTCCTGGTGCCCGCGGCCGCCATCTGGATCTGGGTGGTCTACCCCAACCTGCACCGGCGTCAGCAGCCGCCGCCGCAGGTCAGCGCGCCGCCACGTCCGATGACCTATCTCGAACGTGACGAGGTGATCCTGGCCCTGCAGACGGGCGGAGAGGTCGAGGCCATCCGCCGCTACCGCGAGATGACCGGCGCCGACCTGTACACGGCCACCCAGACGGTGCGCGCGATCAACCGCGAGCTCGGCGCCTGA
- the pdxH gene encoding pyridoxamine 5'-phosphate oxidase has product MGSLHDIRRDYAGDPLPGDPMAIDPWRFFAAWVSQAVQAGEPEATAMTLATIGGDLRPSSRIVLLKEYSPRGLVFFSDYDSHKGRDLTANPVAAASFWWPGTMRQVRAVGPVSRLPRPESEAYFAKRPRASQLEAWASRQSEPLRRRADLRDAVGAAQERFKGAQVPCRPSWGGYVIDVDTFEFWQGLPGRLHDRIVCRLTEHGWRNERLQP; this is encoded by the coding sequence ATGGGTTCCCTCCATGACATCCGGCGCGACTACGCGGGCGACCCGCTCCCAGGCGACCCGATGGCGATCGATCCGTGGCGCTTCTTCGCGGCCTGGGTGAGCCAGGCCGTCCAGGCAGGCGAACCCGAGGCGACGGCCATGACGCTGGCGACCATCGGCGGCGACCTGCGCCCGTCGTCGCGGATCGTGCTGCTCAAGGAGTACTCGCCGCGGGGGCTGGTCTTCTTCTCCGACTACGACTCCCACAAGGGACGCGACCTGACTGCCAACCCCGTGGCCGCCGCGTCCTTCTGGTGGCCGGGCACCATGCGCCAGGTCAGGGCCGTCGGGCCGGTGAGCCGGCTCCCTCGGCCCGAGTCGGAGGCATACTTCGCGAAACGGCCGAGGGCGAGCCAGCTCGAGGCGTGGGCATCGAGGCAGTCCGAGCCGCTGCGTCGCCGTGCCGACCTTCGCGACGCCGTCGGCGCCGCGCAGGAACGGTTCAAGGGCGCTCAGGTGCCCTGCCGTCCGTCGTGGGGCGGTTATGTGATCGACGTGGACACGTTCGAGTTCTGGCAGGGCCTCCCCGGCCGCCTGCACGACAGGATCGTGTGCAGGCTGACCGAACACGGCTGGCGCAACGAGCGGCTGCAGCCCTAG
- a CDS encoding WD40 repeat domain-containing protein: MPRPIDPAPDGTSYNPYHAISADGSTLVNQSEGGQLVTLAFDGEGYRVAHAQPLPTGLIDLQMSPDDTLLTLGYRNKADFKLFRADDRGWSKVATLDGWPSSAAFSADSSLFVGMTLDGKGFNVWRVSGDGATRLAERRTTDAAVPIRFAFAPDGTLALGNDEGEVTLYDMSDPAAPHASFLLGDARASLSQLQFDDAGEQLIAASRAGTVWVWSREGKGWSLYLTLRPGQDNVMGVEAYEGEIVMSMDDGRTVAWEDDPATARDAMCATFGDPLTDQEWERLVPGVEFIDGCD, from the coding sequence GTGCCACGTCCCATCGACCCCGCCCCTGACGGCACCAGCTACAACCCCTACCACGCGATCAGCGCCGACGGTTCGACGCTGGTCAACCAGAGCGAGGGCGGCCAGCTCGTCACTCTCGCCTTCGACGGCGAGGGCTACCGGGTGGCGCACGCCCAGCCCCTCCCCACCGGACTGATCGACCTGCAGATGTCACCGGACGACACGCTGCTCACCCTCGGCTACCGCAACAAGGCCGACTTCAAACTCTTCCGCGCCGATGATCGCGGTTGGTCGAAGGTGGCCACCCTCGACGGCTGGCCGAGTTCGGCGGCCTTCAGCGCGGACAGCTCGCTGTTCGTCGGGATGACGCTCGACGGCAAGGGCTTCAACGTGTGGAGGGTGAGCGGCGACGGTGCGACCCGGCTGGCCGAACGCAGGACGACGGACGCAGCGGTGCCGATCCGCTTCGCCTTCGCTCCGGACGGCACGCTCGCGCTGGGCAACGACGAGGGTGAGGTCACCCTCTACGACATGTCCGACCCGGCGGCGCCCCACGCCTCCTTCCTGCTCGGAGATGCCCGCGCCTCCCTCTCCCAGCTGCAGTTCGACGACGCCGGAGAGCAGCTGATCGCCGCCTCACGCGCGGGGACGGTGTGGGTGTGGAGCCGGGAGGGCAAGGGCTGGTCGCTGTACCTGACGCTGCGGCCCGGCCAGGACAACGTGATGGGCGTCGAGGCCTACGAGGGCGAGATCGTGATGTCGATGGACGACGGACGCACCGTCGCCTGGGAGGACGACCCGGCAACGGCCCGCGACGCCATGTGCGCAACCTTCGGCGACCCGCTGACCGATCAGGAATGGGAGCGCCTCGTGCCCGGCGTCGAGTTCATCGACGGCTGCGACTAG
- a CDS encoding PQQ-dependent sugar dehydrogenase: MRALRIATLTALAGLAAACSSPGETPTAPSGTPAQSTPVANPQASSDPSVASTSPAPSAEATSAAPSPTPTSHTFTVAEHETFDEPWAMTFLPGTDVLAVTERGGALKLRDASGVREVSGVPEVTVTQQGGLGDIIAGPTFEQDGTVYLSWVESGEGGTGAVVGTAKLDVDGAALSDVTKIWEQSPKIDGGGHYSHRLAIQGEYLFVSSGDRRQFTPAQEIDSTLGKILRLTLDGQPAADNPFQEDAPIAQQFWSIGHRNPLGLAFDADGRLWSSEMGPKGGDEVNLIRPGLNYGWPEASNGSNYDGSDIPDHTGGDGFEPPKVSWNPSVSPGSLMIYQGDLFPAWKGDAFIGALSGEALIRVNLAGDTAALADTWPMDARIREVEEGPDGAIWLLRDGDSAALLELRPE; the protein is encoded by the coding sequence ATGAGAGCTCTGAGAATCGCCACCCTCACCGCGCTCGCCGGGCTCGCCGCGGCCTGCTCGTCGCCGGGGGAGACCCCCACCGCGCCCTCCGGAACGCCCGCGCAGAGCACACCTGTCGCGAACCCGCAGGCCTCGAGCGACCCGTCGGTCGCGTCCACGAGCCCGGCCCCGAGCGCGGAGGCCACGAGCGCGGCCCCGAGCCCCACCCCCACCTCGCACACCTTCACGGTCGCCGAGCACGAGACGTTCGACGAGCCGTGGGCCATGACGTTCCTGCCCGGCACGGACGTGCTCGCCGTCACCGAGCGCGGCGGCGCCCTCAAGCTCCGCGATGCCAGCGGGGTGCGGGAGGTCAGCGGGGTCCCGGAGGTCACCGTCACGCAACAGGGCGGCCTCGGCGACATCATCGCAGGCCCCACCTTCGAGCAGGACGGCACCGTCTACCTCAGCTGGGTCGAGTCCGGGGAGGGCGGAACCGGCGCAGTCGTCGGCACCGCGAAACTCGACGTCGACGGCGCGGCGCTGAGTGACGTGACGAAGATCTGGGAGCAGAGCCCGAAGATCGACGGCGGCGGCCACTACTCGCACCGCCTCGCCATCCAGGGCGAGTACCTGTTCGTCAGCTCGGGCGACCGGCGCCAGTTCACGCCTGCCCAGGAGATCGACTCGACCCTCGGCAAGATCCTCCGCCTGACCCTCGACGGCCAGCCCGCCGCCGACAACCCCTTCCAGGAGGACGCGCCGATCGCACAGCAGTTCTGGAGCATCGGACACCGCAACCCGCTCGGCCTCGCCTTCGATGCCGACGGGCGGCTCTGGTCGAGCGAGATGGGTCCGAAGGGCGGCGATGAGGTCAACCTCATCAGGCCCGGCCTCAACTACGGCTGGCCCGAGGCCTCGAACGGCTCGAACTATGACGGCTCCGACATCCCCGACCACACAGGAGGCGACGGCTTCGAGCCGCCGAAGGTGTCGTGGAACCCCAGCGTCTCGCCCGGCTCGCTGATGATCTACCAGGGTGACCTGTTCCCCGCCTGGAAGGGCGACGCGTTCATCGGAGCCCTTTCAGGGGAGGCCCTCATCCGGGTCAACCTCGCGGGCGACACAGCCGCCCTCGCGGACACGTGGCCGATGGACGCGCGGATCCGCGAGGTCGAGGAGGGACCCGACGGAGCGATCTGGCTGCTGCGCGACGGCGACTCCGCTGCCCTGCTGGAGCTTCGCCCCGAATGA
- a CDS encoding MATE family efflux transporter — MSLTRRILSLAVPAFAALLAHPLMLLADTWIVGRLGTVELAGLSIGSGLLLTVVGLSIFLAYGSTAVVARFVGAGRQRRGLEMGVQAMWVAAAMGALIALVMWPLAPWLASAMGAGPDVAPYAVDYLRWSLPGLPGMLVMLGATGTFRGLSDARTPLVLSVAAATLNLLLNLAFVFGLGMGISGAALGTAVAETALGLTAAALVAVKARRVGARLAPVWADMMHSLTVGFPLWLRTLLLRAALLLTTYVAAAQGASALAAHHIAMNVWNLLAYALDALAIAGQTIIATSLGAGNKAEARLFTSKMIRWSIGAGVILGLAAIALRAPIAAAFSTDADVRRIIGYLLLVAGATLGLAGYVYLLDGVLIGAGDGPYLAKAGAINLAVYAPLALVALLLPSGVPALLWLWFAFTVGFMGARAVTLGLRARGDGWLVVDDNT; from the coding sequence ATGAGCCTGACCAGACGCATCCTCTCCCTCGCCGTTCCCGCCTTCGCGGCGCTGCTTGCGCACCCGCTGATGCTGCTGGCCGACACGTGGATCGTCGGCCGGCTCGGCACCGTCGAACTGGCGGGGCTGAGCATCGGCAGCGGCCTGCTGCTCACGGTCGTCGGCCTGTCGATCTTCCTCGCCTACGGATCGACGGCGGTCGTCGCGCGCTTCGTCGGCGCGGGCCGTCAGCGCCGTGGCCTGGAGATGGGCGTCCAGGCGATGTGGGTCGCCGCGGCGATGGGGGCGCTGATCGCCCTGGTGATGTGGCCGCTCGCGCCATGGCTCGCCAGCGCGATGGGCGCCGGCCCCGACGTGGCCCCGTACGCCGTCGACTACCTGCGCTGGTCGCTGCCCGGCCTGCCGGGGATGCTGGTCATGCTCGGCGCGACGGGAACCTTCCGCGGACTCTCGGACGCCCGCACCCCGCTTGTGCTCTCGGTCGCCGCAGCCACCTTGAACCTGCTGCTCAACCTGGCCTTCGTGTTCGGCCTCGGCATGGGCATCTCGGGTGCAGCGCTCGGTACCGCGGTCGCCGAGACCGCCCTCGGCCTCACGGCGGCCGCCCTCGTCGCGGTGAAGGCACGACGGGTCGGGGCCCGGCTCGCCCCGGTCTGGGCCGACATGATGCACAGCCTCACCGTCGGCTTCCCGCTGTGGCTGCGCACCCTCCTCCTGCGCGCCGCCCTGCTGCTGACCACCTACGTCGCCGCCGCCCAGGGCGCCTCGGCCCTTGCCGCCCACCACATCGCCATGAACGTGTGGAACCTGCTGGCCTACGCACTCGACGCGCTGGCGATCGCGGGGCAGACGATCATCGCGACATCGCTCGGCGCCGGGAACAAGGCCGAGGCGCGCCTGTTCACGTCGAAGATGATCCGCTGGTCGATCGGCGCCGGGGTGATCCTCGGCCTGGCGGCCATCGCGCTGCGCGCCCCGATCGCCGCCGCCTTCAGCACCGATGCGGACGTTCGCCGCATCATCGGATATCTGTTGCTGGTCGCGGGCGCGACCCTCGGCCTCGCCGGCTACGTGTACCTGCTCGACGGCGTGCTGATCGGGGCCGGGGACGGTCCCTACCTGGCAAAGGCCGGCGCGATCAACCTGGCCGTCTACGCGCCCCTTGCCCTCGTCGCCCTGCTCCTGCCGAGCGGCGTCCCCGCCCTGCTGTGGCTCTGGTTCGCCTTCACCGTCGGCTTCATGGGCGCACGGGCCGTGACCCTCGGCCTGCGCGCACGAGGCGACGGGTGGCTCGTCGTCGACGACAACACGTGA
- a CDS encoding MarC family protein, producing MNLGMFLGALGSLFAIMNPLVSLPMFLSLTASYSPARQKRSALRVGLYTTIFCAVVLATGSLLLKVFGISVDDFRVAGGLVLAIIGIGMLHGESTVHDGTASEQAHQTEHAKSGDISFYPMTFPMLAGPGTITTLVLLAGHADGPADWVAVGAALLVILVALTVVLFCAGFIGKHLSQTLRTIMTRLMGMILTAIGVSMIAAGVKALLPGLAG from the coding sequence ATGAATCTCGGCATGTTCCTCGGCGCCCTCGGGTCGCTGTTCGCGATCATGAACCCGCTGGTCTCGCTGCCCATGTTCCTGTCGTTGACGGCCAGCTACTCTCCCGCAAGGCAGAAGCGCTCGGCGCTGAGGGTCGGGTTGTACACGACCATCTTCTGCGCCGTGGTCCTCGCCACCGGCTCGCTGCTGCTGAAGGTGTTCGGGATCAGCGTGGACGACTTTCGCGTCGCAGGTGGCCTCGTGCTCGCGATCATCGGCATCGGGATGCTGCATGGGGAAAGCACCGTGCACGACGGCACCGCCTCCGAGCAGGCGCACCAGACGGAGCATGCGAAAAGCGGGGACATCTCGTTCTACCCGATGACCTTCCCCATGCTGGCCGGCCCGGGCACCATCACCACGCTCGTGCTGCTCGCCGGTCACGCCGACGGGCCGGCCGACTGGGTGGCCGTGGGCGCAGCACTGCTCGTCATCCTCGTGGCGCTGACGGTCGTGCTGTTCTGCGCCGGGTTCATCGGAAAGCATCTGTCGCAGACGCTGCGCACCATCATGACGAGGCTGATGGGCATGATCCTGACCGCGATCGGCGTCTCGATGATCGCCGCCGGCGTCAAGGCGCTGCTGCCTGGCCTGGCCGGCTGA
- a CDS encoding antibiotic biosynthesis monooxygenase family protein — MSVVKINAIEVPDGAGAELEARFAARKHAVDQSPGFEGFQLLRPVAGETRYFVVTTWASEEDFQAWRDGGARAAHAPSDRKPVASGASLLEFEVVDL, encoded by the coding sequence ATGTCGGTCGTCAAGATCAACGCCATCGAGGTGCCAGACGGTGCCGGGGCAGAACTCGAGGCCCGGTTCGCCGCACGGAAGCACGCCGTCGACCAGTCGCCGGGGTTCGAGGGCTTCCAGTTGCTGCGCCCCGTCGCGGGTGAGACGCGCTACTTCGTGGTGACCACCTGGGCGAGCGAGGAGGACTTCCAGGCCTGGCGCGACGGCGGGGCACGCGCCGCCCACGCGCCGAGCGACCGGAAGCCCGTCGCGAGCGGCGCCTCGCTGCTCGAGTTCGAAGTCGTCGACCTCTGA